In Blastococcus saxobsidens DD2, the genomic stretch TCCACGTCGTAGTCGCCGGCTTCCCGCGGATCGTCGATGATCAGCGGCGCGAAGAGGCCCCGTTCGCGTTGCATGCCCACGTGCGGATGGAACCAGTAGGTCCCCGGATCGGGAGCGACAAAGGAGTAACGCATCGTTTCGCCCGGGGGGATGACGGGTTGCGTCAGGTGGGGCACGCCGTCCATGTCGTTCCGGAGCCGAAGTCCGTGCCAGTGCACGGTGGTCGGCTCGGGCAGCCTGTTGTGGACGTCCACGTCGAGCAGGTCTCCGGCGGTACAGCGCAGGGGCCGCCCTGGCACCTGGTCGCCATACGCCCACGTGCGAACGACGCGTCCACCCAGGTCGACTTCGACCGGCGCCGGGGTCACCGACGCACGGACGCGACGGCCGGTGCCTCGGGCGAGGCGGGCCTGCTCAACACGGCGCACCGCATCGGAGCCGGCCAGCACCCGTCCCTCCGCTGCGGTGGCCGTCGCGGGCAAGGCCGCCCATGTGCCACCGGTCGCCGCCATTCCGGCCAGCCCCACCGCCCCGAGAAGCAGTCCGCGCCGAGAGATCGAGGGGCCGGTCACCTGCCACCGTCCTTGTCGTCGGTCGTGTCGATGTGGTCACAAACAGCCGCCGGCGGCCGTCCGGACGGCGTGCCGCCATGAACTCCGCTGGCGGCTACCGCCCGGCGGCGGGGCTTCCGTGGTGCGGACCAGCGCTCTCCGTCCATGACGCGAGAGATACTACGCGTTCTAGTAGACCTGGACACCCTTCGCGAGTGGGCGCCCGGCTCGGAGCCTCTACGTAGCGACCTAGTAGTAGTCTCTACGTAGCGCCATAGTAGGGCTGGCTGGCGCGCGGCTGATCGAGCGTCCGCTGGGCGACTCGGTGGAGCCGGCCCCCCACACGGCCGACCCGATCTCGCGAGGTGGAATTCCATGTCCAGGAAGCGTTCACCCCGGGCCGAACCGTCCCGGTCCGGGAGGCCAGGGCAGGGCTCGAGGCCCCGGGTCACCACTCCGGCCCAGGGGGTGACTCCGCCGCGCCCTGTCGCCCGCCGTGCGCCGGCGCCTCTGCAGGC encodes the following:
- a CDS encoding multicopper oxidase domain-containing protein encodes the protein MTGPSISRRGLLLGAVGLAGMAATGGTWAALPATATAAEGRVLAGSDAVRRVEQARLARGTGRRVRASVTPAPVEVDLGGRVVRTWAYGDQVPGRPLRCTAGDLLDVDVHNRLPEPTTVHWHGLRLRNDMDGVPHLTQPVIPPGETMRYSFVAPDPGTYWFHPHVGMQRERGLFAPLIIDDPREAGDYDVEFVVVLDDWIDGAAGTPDEVLSELRNGDMEASYKVPVQAGQIEDRSASWDYHQTAEMTNTPAGQTLCVRLT